In Centroberyx gerrardi isolate f3 chromosome 11, fCenGer3.hap1.cur.20231027, whole genome shotgun sequence, the following are encoded in one genomic region:
- the ammecr1 gene encoding nuclear protein AMMECR1: MGRKRCVGADCSKMAAGCCGVKKQKLSGSPGSGGPGGVGAGSGVAGTGHCGSDLGIGSSTTVAAGNVSRANGLGGPGGNVSSSSSSSSSSTNALSPTPAGYNSSGLSPNLSPGPGSGSGGRKMVVSAEMCCFCFDVLYCHLYGYQPPRTPRFTNDPYPLFVTWKIGRDKRLRGCIGTFSAMNLHSGLREYTLTSALKDSRFPPMTRDELPRLFCSVSLLTNFEDVGDYLDWEVGVHGIRIEFFNEKGSKRTATYLPEVAKEQGWDHIQTIDSLLRKGGYKAPITNDFRKTIKLTRYRSEKMTMGYAEYIAHRQHHHYQNGIGHPLPPYNHYS; encoded by the exons ATGGGTCGGAAGCGGTGTGTCGGTGCAGATTGTTCCAAGATGGCGGCCGGGTGCTGCGGGGTGAAGAAGCAGAAACTGTCGGGATCCCCCGGGTCGGGGGGTCCTGGCGGGGTGGGGGCGGGAAGCGGGGTGGCAGGAACCGGACATTGTGGATCGGACTTGGGGATTGGTTCCTCCACGACCGTTGCAGCAGGGAACGTGAGCAGAGCCAACGGCCTGGGGGGACCTGGGGGTAAcgttagcagcagtagtagtagtagcagcagcagcacaaacGCGTTGTCCCCAACCCCGGCCGGTTACAATTCATCTGGCCTCTCCCCGAATCTTAGCCCGGGACCTGGTTCGGGAAGTGGAGGCAGGAAAATGGTTGTCTCGGCGGAGATGTGCTGCTTCTGTTTCGACGTGCTTTATTGCCATCTGTATGGATACCAACCTCCGAGAACACCCAGGTTTACAAACGATCCCTA CCCGCTGTTTGTCACATGGAAAATAGGCAGAGACAAGCGGTTGAGGGGTTGTATAGGTACATTTTCTGCCATGAATCTGCACTCAGGACTCAGGGAGTACACCCTTACCAG TGCCCTTAAAGACAGCCGCTTTCCCCCCATGACAAGGGATGAGCTGCCTCGCCTCTTCTGCTCAGTGTCTCTTCTCACCAACTTTGAAGACGTCGGTGATTACCTTGACTGGGAG GTGGGTGTTCACGGTATTAGGATAGagtttttcaatgaaaaaggATCAAAGCGCACCGCCACCTACCTACCAGAGGTTGCAAAGGAGCAAG GTTGGGACCACATTCAGACCATAGATTCCTTACTACGAAAGGGAGGTTACAAAGCTCCCATCACAAATGACTTCAGGAAGACCATTAAGTTAACCAG GTACCGTAGCGAGAAGATGACAATGGGTTATGCAGAGTACATCGCCCACCGCCAGCACCATCACTACCAGAACGGCATTGGGCACCCTCTACCACCCTACAACCATTATTCCTGA